From the Hymenobacter yonginensis genome, one window contains:
- a CDS encoding acyl-CoA thioesterase translates to MYSSDTQIRVRYAETDQMGYVYHGNYAAYFEVCRTEAFRQLGISYKDLEAEGVGMPVGEIRTRFRRPARYDDLLTVRLLLKQPAEGSRVLFEYEIYNEARELLTEGHTLMVFVNMSTGRPVPIPPHIQQKLSGYFTDDEAGSPLTPPKAPSDAPAPAAFLKK, encoded by the coding sequence ATGTATTCTTCCGACACCCAGATCCGCGTGCGGTACGCCGAAACCGACCAGATGGGCTACGTGTACCACGGCAACTACGCGGCCTACTTCGAGGTGTGCCGCACCGAAGCCTTCCGGCAGCTGGGCATCAGCTACAAAGACCTGGAAGCTGAAGGCGTGGGCATGCCGGTAGGCGAAATCCGCACCCGATTCCGCCGCCCCGCTCGCTACGACGACTTGCTCACAGTCCGCCTGCTGCTCAAGCAGCCCGCCGAAGGCTCGCGGGTGCTGTTCGAATACGAAATCTACAATGAGGCCCGGGAGCTTCTTACCGAAGGCCACACCCTGATGGTGTTCGTGAACATGAGCACCGGCCGCCCCGTGCCCATCCCGCCGCACATCCAGCAGAAGCTGTCCGGATACTTTACCGACGACGAAGCCGGCAGCCCGCTCACGCCGCCCAAAGCCCCCAGCGACGCGCCGGCCCCGGCCGCGTTTCTGAAGAAGTAG
- a CDS encoding YihY/virulence factor BrkB family protein: MRLPTRRYHLPDVRRRRSYRKAIVFLKRLRFAGGRASVYDVVDRLMQEIRLDGIAKRASYMAFNFTIAIFPTIIFLFTLIPYIRIPNLNLYILEFLADLIPGEMYRAISGTIEDIVNIPHGGLLSFGFATALVLSSNGIMALLDAFEKKYPSFKKRTYVRKRVIATLLTVVLSSVLLVSVVGIFFGTYIIDALVFHEIVPEQYTAELITVIKYGSVVGLFLLTTCLVYYYVPPVHDKWPFLSAGAIVATLLIFLVSFLFILYVKIFDSYNHFYGSVGTLVGFMVWLDFVCMTLILGFEINVSIDAVTGRLRNNAAGLRLMNRLRNQEAKI; the protein is encoded by the coding sequence ATGCGCCTGCCCACCCGCCGCTACCATTTGCCCGATGTACGCCGCCGCCGGTCGTACCGCAAGGCTATTGTGTTTCTGAAGCGGCTGCGCTTTGCTGGCGGCCGGGCCTCGGTGTATGATGTGGTGGACCGGCTGATGCAGGAAATCCGGCTGGATGGCATTGCCAAGCGCGCCTCTTACATGGCGTTCAACTTCACCATTGCCATCTTTCCCACCATCATCTTCCTGTTCACGCTCATTCCGTACATCCGCATCCCGAACCTGAACCTGTACATTCTGGAGTTTCTGGCCGACCTGATTCCGGGCGAGATGTATCGGGCTATTTCGGGCACCATCGAGGACATCGTGAACATTCCGCACGGTGGCTTGCTGTCGTTTGGTTTTGCCACGGCACTGGTGCTCAGCTCCAACGGCATCATGGCCCTGCTCGACGCCTTCGAGAAGAAGTATCCCTCGTTCAAGAAGCGCACCTACGTGCGCAAGCGGGTCATTGCCACGCTGCTGACGGTGGTGCTGTCGTCGGTGCTGCTGGTGTCGGTGGTGGGTATCTTCTTCGGTACCTATATCATTGATGCGCTGGTGTTTCACGAAATCGTGCCCGAGCAGTACACCGCTGAGCTGATTACGGTCATCAAGTACGGCTCGGTAGTGGGGCTGTTCCTGCTCACCACCTGCCTCGTGTACTACTACGTGCCGCCCGTGCACGACAAGTGGCCGTTTCTGTCGGCCGGGGCCATTGTGGCCACGCTGCTCATCTTCCTGGTGTCGTTTCTGTTCATCCTCTACGTGAAGATTTTCGACAGCTACAACCACTTCTACGGCTCGGTGGGCACGCTCGTGGGCTTCATGGTGTGGCTGGATTTCGTGTGCATGACCCTGATTCTGGGTTTCGAAATCAACGTCAGCATCGACGCCGTGACCGGGCGGCTGCGCAACAACGCCGCCGGCCTGCGCCTGATGAACCGTTTGCGCAATCAGGAGGCGAAAATTTAA